The following are from one region of the Cytobacillus firmus genome:
- a CDS encoding ABC transporter ATP-binding protein: MPIIEVEHLMKDFMIAKRETGFLGAVKSLVKREHIKKEAVKDISFSINEGEMVGYIGPNGAGKSTTIKMLTGILVPTSGSVKVSGIIPYENRQENAKNIGVVFGQRTQLWWDLPTIESFELLKEIYQVPDTRYKENMDTFTEILGLDEFLNTPVRQLSLGQRMRADIAASLLHDPPILFLDEPTIGLDVVAKEKMRTFIKEINRERSITVILTTHDMEDIEKLCERMILIDHGQKVYDGEIAVVKERFGKTRTLIVDLEESSHSLKLKGGEVYKEEASRFWIRFNRDEVSASGLIAQITETHNIKDLTVEEPAIESIISRIYQEGYQDLPETVKV, translated from the coding sequence ATGCCGATTATTGAGGTTGAACATCTAATGAAGGACTTTATGATTGCCAAGCGGGAGACAGGCTTCCTTGGCGCTGTGAAGAGCCTTGTCAAAAGAGAACATATTAAAAAAGAAGCTGTGAAGGACATCAGCTTTTCGATCAATGAAGGAGAAATGGTCGGCTATATCGGACCGAATGGCGCCGGAAAATCCACCACCATCAAAATGCTGACGGGCATTCTGGTTCCAACCTCCGGAAGTGTGAAGGTGAGCGGCATCATTCCTTATGAGAACAGACAGGAAAATGCCAAGAATATCGGAGTGGTTTTCGGCCAGAGAACACAGCTATGGTGGGATCTGCCTACTATTGAATCGTTTGAGCTGCTGAAGGAAATCTATCAGGTTCCGGATACGCGGTATAAGGAAAATATGGACACCTTCACCGAGATACTGGGGCTGGATGAATTCCTGAACACGCCGGTCCGCCAGCTCTCCTTAGGGCAAAGGATGAGGGCTGACATTGCCGCATCCCTGCTGCATGACCCGCCTATCCTGTTTCTGGATGAGCCGACGATTGGCCTGGATGTCGTCGCAAAGGAAAAAATGAGGACTTTCATAAAAGAGATTAATAGGGAGCGCAGCATAACCGTCATTTTAACCACCCATGACATGGAGGATATTGAAAAGCTCTGTGAGCGGATGATCCTCATCGACCATGGGCAAAAGGTGTATGACGGGGAGATTGCAGTCGTCAAGGAGCGTTTCGGCAAAACGAGGACACTCATCGTGGACCTGGAGGAATCATCACACAGCCTGAAGCTTAAGGGCGGTGAAGTGTATAAAGAAGAAGCAAGCCGCTTCTGGATAAGGTTTAACCGGGATGAAGTGTCAGCTTCAGGACTGATTGCGCAAATTACCGAAACACATAATATCAAGGATCTGACAGTGGAAGAGCCTGCCATCGAATCGATCATCAGCCGCATTTATCAGGAGGGCTATCAGGACCTGCCGGAAACCGTAAAAGTGTAA
- a CDS encoding short-chain fatty acid transporter — MKVLVSFFNRIMQRYLPDPFLFVIILTFAVFGLGLIFTDNGPYQMVQHWGNGFWGLLTFSMQMVLVLVTGHVLASSRLFKKGLGALASLAKSPGQAILIVSFVSMVASLINWGFGLVIGALFAKELAKKVKNVDYRLLIASAYGGFVVWHGGISGSIPLTIATPGHFSEGMIGVISTDQTIFAGFNIFIVVALLLVLPFVNRFMMPSKEETIVVDPALLQEDIQAAALEKEAMTPAERLENSRIISLLAGILGLAFLFYYFASNGFTLNLDIVNFLFLFLGILFHGTPKQFLEAVLNAVKGASGIIIQFPFYAGIMGMMTASGLAAVMSEAFVSISNDYTFHFFTFLSAGLVNFFVPSGGGQWAVQAPIMLEAAQSMGASIPKTAMAVAWGDAWTNLIQPFWALPALAIAGLKAKDIMGFCVLTLLVSGVIISMGFLFF, encoded by the coding sequence ATGAAGGTTCTTGTATCATTTTTTAACCGCATTATGCAGCGGTATTTGCCGGATCCATTTTTATTTGTCATTATCCTAACTTTTGCGGTTTTTGGATTGGGCTTGATTTTTACAGATAATGGACCTTACCAGATGGTTCAGCATTGGGGAAATGGGTTTTGGGGTCTCCTGACTTTTTCCATGCAGATGGTGCTGGTTTTAGTCACAGGACATGTGCTGGCCAGCAGCAGGCTGTTTAAAAAGGGGTTAGGCGCCCTGGCATCCTTGGCCAAATCACCCGGCCAGGCCATCCTGATTGTGTCATTTGTGTCGATGGTTGCAAGTTTAATTAACTGGGGTTTCGGCCTTGTAATCGGTGCCTTGTTTGCAAAAGAGCTTGCCAAAAAGGTGAAAAATGTGGATTATCGCCTGTTAATTGCAAGCGCTTACGGAGGATTCGTTGTCTGGCACGGGGGAATTTCCGGCTCGATTCCATTAACCATTGCTACGCCGGGCCACTTTTCTGAAGGTATGATTGGCGTCATTTCTACTGATCAGACGATTTTCGCCGGCTTCAATATTTTTATTGTTGTCGCCTTATTATTGGTTCTTCCGTTTGTAAACCGCTTTATGATGCCATCGAAAGAGGAAACAATCGTGGTTGATCCTGCCCTTCTTCAAGAAGACATCCAGGCAGCTGCACTCGAAAAAGAGGCGATGACACCTGCTGAACGCCTGGAAAACAGCCGCATCATTTCCTTGCTTGCGGGGATTCTTGGACTTGCGTTCTTATTTTATTATTTCGCATCAAATGGCTTTACTCTGAATCTTGATATCGTGAACTTCCTGTTCCTGTTCCTGGGGATTCTTTTCCACGGCACGCCAAAACAGTTCCTCGAAGCGGTCCTGAATGCGGTAAAAGGAGCCAGCGGAATCATTATTCAGTTCCCGTTTTATGCCGGAATCATGGGCATGATGACCGCCTCAGGACTGGCGGCGGTGATGTCCGAAGCGTTTGTCAGCATTTCAAATGATTACACGTTCCATTTCTTCACGTTTTTAAGCGCGGGGCTTGTGAACTTCTTCGTTCCTTCAGGCGGAGGACAGTGGGCTGTTCAGGCTCCGATTATGCTTGAAGCGGCTCAGTCAATGGGAGCTTCCATCCCTAAGACAGCCATGGCGGTCGCATGGGGTGATGCCTGGACCAACTTGATCCAGCCTTTCTGGGCGCTGCCGGCACTCGCCATTGCGGGGTTAAAGGCGAAAGACATCATGGGATTCTGCGTGCTGACTCTCCTGGTCAGCGGCGTGATCATTTCCATGGGATTCTTATTTTTCTAA
- a CDS encoding DNA alkylation repair protein, translated as MDIQLLTELFEENRDKEKAMPMQNYMKNHFPFLGIKSPERRALLKEYFNKTGLLKQEFNPAFVEALWTMEEREYQAAALDYIGKFTRKLDKSHLAFVEKLVTTKSWWDTVDMLATHAVGAIAAKNPEVIPEKIEGWATSENMWLRRTAILFQLKYKNGTDEELLYRYILLNSESKEFFIQKAIGWALREYSKTNPESVKRFIESNTLAKLSIREGSKYVG; from the coding sequence ATGGATATCCAATTATTAACTGAGCTTTTTGAAGAAAACCGGGACAAAGAAAAAGCGATGCCCATGCAAAACTATATGAAAAACCACTTTCCCTTCCTGGGAATCAAGTCACCTGAAAGAAGAGCCCTGTTAAAGGAATACTTCAATAAGACAGGCCTGCTGAAGCAGGAGTTTAATCCAGCATTTGTGGAAGCCTTATGGACCATGGAGGAGCGTGAATATCAGGCTGCCGCCCTCGATTACATAGGGAAATTCACCAGGAAACTGGACAAAAGCCATCTGGCATTTGTAGAAAAACTGGTTACAACAAAATCCTGGTGGGATACTGTTGACATGCTGGCCACCCACGCAGTGGGCGCCATCGCGGCCAAAAACCCGGAAGTCATCCCCGAAAAAATAGAGGGATGGGCGACCAGCGAAAACATGTGGCTCCGCAGGACTGCCATCCTATTCCAGCTGAAATACAAAAACGGCACTGACGAAGAGCTGCTCTACCGCTACATCCTTCTAAACAGTGAGAGCAAGGAATTCTTCATCCAAAAAGCCATCGGCTGGGCGCTCAGGGAATACTCGAAAACAAATCCCGAGTCAGTAAAAAGGTTTATTGAATCAAACACACTTGCAAAATTGAGCATCAGGGAAGGGAGCAAGTATGTAGGCTAG
- a CDS encoding HAD family hydrolase: MIKCIASDMDGTLLTATQKITPENLEAIKAAQEKGVEVVIATGRSYFEASFVLDEAGISCPIICVNGAEVRASDGKVVSSSPLDKDLAKKAAYILVRNNVYFEVYTNQGTYTIDEDRGVSIIVDIFLSGNPEADIDEVTKAAQERFTKGLVHKVNSYDELFNSDEHQIYKLLAFSFEPDFLVSAKEDLLKLEGMAVSSSGDENLELTSVNAQKGIALEAFVKEKGISLLETMAIGDNYNDLSMFKRAGRSVAMGNADDIIKAQCDAVTSANEESGVAEAIWEVLK, translated from the coding sequence ATGATCAAATGTATTGCCAGTGATATGGACGGAACGCTATTAACCGCCACACAGAAAATTACGCCTGAAAATTTAGAAGCCATTAAAGCCGCACAGGAAAAAGGGGTTGAAGTGGTCATCGCGACCGGGCGCTCCTATTTCGAAGCAAGCTTCGTCCTCGATGAAGCCGGAATTTCCTGTCCGATTATTTGCGTAAATGGGGCAGAAGTAAGAGCCTCGGACGGGAAAGTCGTATCCTCCAGCCCGCTCGATAAGGACCTGGCCAAAAAAGCAGCCTATATCCTTGTTCGGAACAATGTGTATTTCGAGGTTTACACCAACCAGGGTACCTATACCATTGATGAAGACCGCGGCGTGTCCATTATTGTCGACATCTTTTTAAGCGGAAATCCGGAAGCGGATATTGATGAAGTGACCAAAGCGGCACAAGAGCGCTTTACAAAAGGGCTTGTCCATAAAGTGAACAGCTATGACGAGCTTTTCAACAGTGACGAGCATCAAATTTACAAGCTGCTGGCCTTCTCCTTTGAACCGGATTTTCTCGTTTCCGCGAAAGAAGACCTGCTGAAGCTTGAAGGCATGGCCGTAAGTTCTTCAGGGGATGAGAACCTGGAGCTGACAAGTGTGAACGCCCAAAAGGGAATTGCCCTTGAAGCATTTGTGAAAGAAAAAGGAATCTCGCTTTTGGAAACCATGGCCATTGGCGATAATTATAATGATTTGTCCATGTTCAAACGCGCAGGAAGATCGGTTGCCATGGGAAATGCCGATGACATCATTAAAGCACAATGCGATGCGGTAACATCCGCAAATGAAGAAAGCGGTGTAGCAGAGGCAATCTGGGAAGTCCTGAAGTAA
- a CDS encoding PQQ-dependent sugar dehydrogenase → MKQVLGLGLLVLGLLAGCSSAGENDNGKQIEDQEASLPAGSEPEIVADELDIPWSIAKAGETFYMTERQGSIVKVEDGKKERQKVELAKKLSTASEAGLLGFVLAPDFSQSNEAYAYYTYENTSGQFNRIVIFKLQDGTWKEDKLLLDKIPSGQYHHGGRLEIGPDGKLYATAGDAATDPEIAQDVNSLGGKILRMNPDGSVPADNPFSGSYVYSYGHRNPQGLAWAEDGTLYESEHGPSANDEINKILPGKNYGWPVIKGNEKKEGMESPLFTSGDDETWAPSGMAYYKGKLYTAALRGNAVLEFDLETKNVRKVVSNLGRIRDVFIEGDVLYFISNNTDGRGNPLEKDDKLYKIQLSDI, encoded by the coding sequence ATGAAACAGGTGTTAGGTTTAGGGCTGCTCGTCTTGGGCCTGCTGGCCGGGTGTTCAAGTGCAGGCGAGAATGATAACGGGAAGCAAATCGAGGATCAGGAGGCCAGCCTTCCTGCCGGTTCAGAGCCGGAAATAGTAGCAGATGAGCTTGATATTCCCTGGTCCATTGCCAAAGCAGGCGAAACCTTTTACATGACGGAAAGACAGGGAAGCATTGTGAAGGTCGAGGACGGAAAGAAAGAACGCCAGAAAGTGGAGCTGGCAAAAAAGCTTTCTACCGCTTCTGAAGCAGGCTTGCTCGGCTTTGTGCTGGCCCCTGATTTTTCACAATCAAACGAAGCGTACGCCTATTACACCTATGAAAACACATCAGGCCAGTTTAACCGGATTGTCATCTTCAAGCTTCAGGATGGGACTTGGAAAGAGGACAAGCTTTTGCTTGATAAAATTCCAAGCGGGCAGTACCATCATGGCGGCCGGCTTGAAATAGGCCCGGATGGAAAGCTTTATGCAACGGCAGGCGATGCTGCGACCGATCCCGAAATTGCCCAGGACGTGAATTCCCTCGGAGGAAAAATCCTAAGAATGAATCCCGACGGCAGCGTACCAGCGGATAATCCGTTCAGCGGCTCTTATGTCTACAGCTACGGCCACCGCAATCCGCAGGGGCTTGCCTGGGCTGAGGATGGGACTTTATATGAAAGTGAGCACGGCCCATCAGCCAATGATGAAATCAATAAGATCCTTCCCGGGAAAAATTACGGATGGCCCGTCATAAAAGGGAACGAGAAGAAGGAAGGCATGGAATCTCCGCTGTTTACCTCGGGGGATGACGAAACCTGGGCTCCTTCCGGGATGGCCTATTATAAAGGCAAGCTTTACACCGCCGCCTTAAGAGGTAATGCCGTTCTGGAGTTTGATCTGGAAACGAAGAATGTCAGAAAGGTTGTGTCGAATTTAGGCAGAATCCGCGATGTCTTCATTGAAGGGGATGTGCTTTATTTTATCAGCAATAATACAGACGGACGCGGCAATCCGCTTGAGAAGGATGACAAGCTTTATAAAATTCAGCTTTCCGATATATAA
- a CDS encoding TetR/AcrR family transcriptional regulator, with product MPEQDSILEELFQEEEKLTEKQKKIIMAAIESFSEKGFAATSTSEIAKKAGVAEGTIFRHYKTKKDLLMGIVSPMMAKLIAPFVIKDLYKVIDHKYEHFEDFLRAMMENRIEFLKNNMPLIKILIQEIPFHPELKEQFKEHIAMKVFDRFASLAEFYQKKGQVIDIPPYSAVRMTFTSIFGFLIARYLILPEADWDDEKEIELTIQFIMHGLSAKN from the coding sequence ATGCCAGAGCAGGATTCCATTTTAGAAGAGTTATTTCAGGAAGAAGAAAAGCTTACGGAGAAGCAGAAGAAAATTATCATGGCTGCGATTGAATCGTTTTCTGAAAAGGGCTTTGCCGCCACTTCGACAAGCGAAATCGCCAAGAAGGCAGGAGTAGCCGAAGGAACCATCTTCAGGCACTATAAAACCAAAAAGGATTTGCTGATGGGGATCGTTTCGCCGATGATGGCAAAGCTGATTGCTCCGTTCGTCATTAAAGATTTGTATAAAGTCATCGATCATAAATATGAACATTTTGAAGACTTTTTACGGGCCATGATGGAAAACCGGATCGAGTTCCTTAAAAACAATATGCCTCTTATCAAGATCCTGATTCAGGAAATTCCGTTCCACCCTGAACTCAAGGAACAGTTTAAAGAGCATATCGCCATGAAAGTATTCGATCGTTTTGCCAGTTTGGCTGAATTCTACCAGAAAAAAGGGCAAGTGATTGATATCCCGCCCTATAGTGCCGTCCGAATGACCTTTACGTCGATATTCGGCTTTCTTATCGCGAGGTATTTAATCTTGCCTGAAGCCGACTGGGATGATGAAAAAGAAATCGAGCTGACCATACAATTCATCATGCATGGACTTTCAGCTAAAAACTGA
- a CDS encoding ABC transporter permease, which produces MRIMALVIRILRQIVRDKRTMALLILAPILVMTMLHLVFNGDEYTPKIGLVDLPEKIEAQLNLEHAKLEYYETEKLAEKDLSDKKLDAYLMFDQTPTSVVLEGSDPNINGTVMRWVKGALKPLQPNGGNQEVKTDYLFGSEDMGQFDYFGPVLLGFFIFFFVFLIAGVSFLRERTTGTLERLLTSPLRKWEIVTGYIIGFGIFTMIQAAIIAWYTIYVLGMIMEGSFGYVLLITLLLSLTALTLGILLSSFANNELQMIQFIPIIVVPQIFFSGLFNLETISEWLSWVGPFTPLYYAAEALRNVMVRGFGWDMIYKDLLMLLAFSLLFMVLNIAALRRYRKI; this is translated from the coding sequence ATGAGGATTATGGCTCTGGTTATTCGAATACTGCGCCAGATTGTAAGAGATAAACGGACAATGGCTCTATTGATCCTCGCCCCGATCCTGGTCATGACCATGCTTCATCTTGTGTTTAACGGAGATGAATATACGCCAAAAATCGGCCTCGTGGATCTGCCTGAAAAAATAGAGGCTCAGCTCAACCTGGAACATGCCAAGCTCGAATACTATGAAACAGAGAAGCTCGCGGAAAAGGACTTATCAGACAAGAAGCTGGATGCGTATCTGATGTTTGATCAAACGCCGACGTCAGTCGTTCTCGAAGGCAGTGACCCAAATATCAACGGGACTGTGATGAGATGGGTTAAGGGTGCATTGAAGCCACTGCAGCCAAATGGCGGGAATCAGGAAGTAAAAACCGATTATTTATTCGGCTCCGAGGACATGGGGCAGTTTGATTATTTCGGGCCGGTTCTGCTTGGATTCTTTATCTTTTTCTTTGTATTCCTGATTGCCGGGGTATCCTTTTTAAGGGAAAGGACCACCGGAACACTCGAACGGCTTTTGACCAGTCCGCTCAGGAAATGGGAAATTGTTACAGGGTATATTATTGGATTTGGGATTTTCACGATGATCCAGGCAGCCATCATTGCCTGGTACACAATCTATGTGCTTGGCATGATAATGGAAGGCTCTTTTGGCTATGTCCTTCTGATCACATTGCTTCTTTCGCTGACAGCATTGACTCTGGGAATCCTGCTGTCATCGTTTGCCAACAATGAGCTGCAGATGATCCAATTCATTCCCATTATAGTGGTTCCGCAGATCTTTTTCTCGGGGCTGTTCAATCTTGAGACCATTTCAGAGTGGCTCAGCTGGGTCGGCCCTTTCACACCTTTATATTATGCGGCTGAAGCATTACGAAATGTAATGGTGAGAGGTTTTGGATGGGATATGATTTATAAAGATCTGCTGATGCTGCTCGCTTTCTCCCTGCTCTTTATGGTTCTGAATATTGCTGCCCTAAGACGGTACCGGAAAATATAA
- a CDS encoding ABC transporter ATP-binding protein: MNNPIVSIQHVSKNYGKHQVLNDISLEIYEGEIFGLLGPSGAGKTTLVKQLAGLEEPAQGENYIFSEKMPRLDLIKRIGYMAQSDALYTDLTAKENLEFFAALYGLGGKEKRQRMNEVMELVSLTDHLHKMVSDYSGGMKRRLSLAISLLHSPGLLILDEPTVGIDPVLRRSIWESFKRLKEKGTTILVTTHVMDEAGKCDRLGMIRDGQLIAAGTPEELMQQAGAANIEDAFLAYGGA, encoded by the coding sequence ATGAATAATCCAATCGTTTCCATTCAACATGTATCCAAAAATTACGGAAAACATCAGGTTCTAAATGACATCAGCCTTGAGATTTATGAAGGGGAGATTTTCGGCCTGCTCGGCCCATCCGGAGCAGGCAAAACGACGCTTGTTAAACAGCTGGCAGGCCTGGAGGAGCCAGCACAGGGTGAAAATTATATTTTCAGCGAAAAAATGCCCAGGCTGGACCTGATCAAACGAATCGGCTACATGGCCCAATCCGATGCTCTGTACACCGACTTAACAGCAAAGGAAAATCTGGAATTCTTTGCGGCTCTGTACGGTTTAGGCGGCAAAGAAAAAAGGCAGCGGATGAATGAGGTGATGGAATTGGTTTCATTAACAGACCACCTTCATAAAATGGTTTCCGACTATTCAGGAGGTATGAAGAGAAGACTTTCCCTTGCCATTTCCCTTCTGCATAGTCCCGGTCTCCTCATTCTTGATGAACCTACTGTAGGAATTGATCCCGTCCTCAGAAGAAGCATCTGGGAATCGTTTAAACGCCTGAAGGAGAAAGGGACTACCATCCTTGTGACCACTCATGTCATGGATGAAGCAGGAAAGTGCGACAGGCTGGGCATGATCAGAGACGGACAGCTCATTGCAGCAGGGACACCGGAAGAATTAATGCAGCAAGCAGGCGCGGCCAATATAGAAGATGCCTTCCTGGCATATGGAGGTGCCTAA
- a CDS encoding Crp/Fnr family transcriptional regulator — MEYEKQDHRPLINEFLGKIEIFKELPIESLERIDNRIIKKAYLKGERIMSEYEIAQGVYFVHSGIVKLTKQDEHGNELIVCIKKKGEIFAEANLFNQEGHTYPATGTMVQDGEIYFLKTDELEQELLYSPEMAVQIIRFMSESLRDMTSIMRDIALLDVYTKTVRTLERLAEKFGANYCNRMHLELPITVQEFSTLVGTSRESVSRVFSRLKKEGIIEITGRKIVIVDWCKFCSLYRQKL; from the coding sequence ATGGAATATGAAAAGCAGGATCATAGGCCGTTAATCAACGAATTTTTAGGCAAGATTGAGATTTTTAAAGAGCTCCCCATTGAATCTCTAGAGCGGATCGATAATCGAATTATTAAGAAAGCTTATTTAAAAGGCGAAAGAATTATGTCTGAATATGAGATTGCCCAGGGAGTTTACTTTGTGCACTCCGGCATTGTGAAGCTGACGAAGCAGGATGAACATGGAAATGAGCTGATTGTCTGCATTAAGAAAAAGGGCGAAATTTTTGCTGAAGCCAACCTCTTTAATCAGGAGGGCCATACGTATCCTGCGACAGGTACCATGGTGCAGGATGGTGAAATCTATTTTCTGAAGACCGATGAACTGGAGCAGGAGCTTCTGTATTCGCCGGAAATGGCCGTACAGATTATCCGCTTTATGAGTGAATCTCTGCGTGATATGACCTCGATTATGAGGGATATTGCGCTGCTTGATGTGTATACGAAAACAGTCCGGACTTTGGAAAGGCTTGCGGAAAAGTTCGGCGCCAACTACTGCAACCGGATGCACCTTGAGCTTCCGATAACCGTCCAGGAATTCTCCACCCTTGTTGGAACATCCCGGGAAAGTGTCAGCCGTGTTTTTTCCAGGCTGAAAAAAGAAGGCATCATCGAAATTACAGGCAGGAAAATCGTTATTGTGGACTGGTGCAAATTTTGCTCCCTTTACCGCCAGAAGCTGTAG
- a CDS encoding SRPBCC family protein yields MADFRSSEIIKKPVHEVFDYMIKMENVSELMPFVVKVEKQTEGETGKGTKFVETRMVRGKKISAEVEIIDFEQDRTYTTRSNANGLITEYKYDFHEIEEGTQVEMEATVKTSGLVARLTRRFIVNIVKQEDGSQLQYLKEMMEK; encoded by the coding sequence ATGGCTGATTTTCGTTCGAGTGAGATTATCAAAAAACCTGTACATGAAGTATTTGATTATATGATTAAGATGGAAAATGTCTCTGAACTTATGCCGTTTGTCGTGAAAGTGGAAAAACAGACCGAGGGAGAGACCGGAAAAGGAACAAAGTTTGTGGAAACACGCATGGTCAGAGGGAAAAAGATCAGCGCAGAAGTTGAAATCATTGATTTTGAACAGGACAGAACCTATACCACCCGCAGCAATGCCAATGGACTGATCACCGAATATAAATATGATTTTCATGAAATAGAAGAAGGAACCCAGGTGGAGATGGAAGCAACCGTCAAAACCAGCGGGCTTGTTGCCAGATTGACGAGGCGTTTCATCGTGAATATTGTGAAGCAGGAAGACGGAAGCCAGC